From Gigantopelta aegis isolate Gae_Host chromosome 11, Gae_host_genome, whole genome shotgun sequence, the proteins below share one genomic window:
- the LOC121385253 gene encoding aldo-keto reductase family 1 member B10-like, translated as MGYILLRNCAKMPIVGIGTYMLKGDVLKQALDFAIFKGYRHIDTALSYGNESEIGEVVADRLKNGTLRRKDLFVTTKVPPVYLAPPFVAQSVEMSLENLKMQYVDMVLIHSPWGCINRGDGQLRPINQKGERVMEHYDLLETWKAFESVYNNKLAKNIGVSNFTANQIERICQKAIIIPSNLQTECHVYLQQRRLRLYCASRGIVVSAYAPLGAPASPYRDKQHPLLLEDHVVEQLARKYKKSAAQILLNFLINNNIPVLPKSQNQNRLRENLDVIDWTMSPEDTKLLLDLDCGVKYFMFDWAKRHPEYFENEPF; from the coding sequence ATGGGTTATATTTTATTGCGCAACTGTGCGAAAATGCCCATAGTTGGAATTGGAACGTATATGTTAAAAGGTGATGTTCTTAAACAGGCTTTGGATTTTGCAATATTTAAGGGGTACAGACACATTGACACGGCACTGAGTTACGGAAACGAGTCTGAAATTGGAGAGGTTGTTGCGGACAGGCTAAAAAACGGGACACTTCGTAGAAAGGATTTATTCGTGACCACGAAGGTGCCACCGGTTTATCTCGCCCCACCTTTCGTTGCCCAGAGTGTGGAGATGTCACTGGAGAACTTAAAGATGCAATATGTTGACATGGTGCTGATTCACAGCCCGTGGGGGTGCATCAATCGCGGAGATGGGCAGCTGAGACCCATCAACCAAAAAGGTGAGCGAGTGATGGAACATTATGATCTGCTTGAAACATGGAAAGCATTTGAATCTGTCTACAATAACAAACTCGCCAAGAATATTGGCGTATCGAACTTTACAGCCAACCAGATAGAGCGAATTTGTCAGAAGGCCATAATTATACCGTCCAATCTACAGACAGAATGTCATGTCTATTTACAACAACGGCGGTTGCGTCTTTATTGTGCATCAAGGGGGATAGTTGTTAGTGCATATGCCCCGCTTGGGGCACCAGCATCTCCTTACAGAGACAAGCAACATCCTCTTCTGTTAGAAGATCATGTGGTTGAACAGTTAGCTAGAAAATACAAAAAGAGTGCAGCTCAGATTCTTTTGAACTTTcttatcaacaacaacatcccAGTTTTACCAAAGAGCCAGAATCAAAATCGTCTGCGTGAGAACTTGGACGTTATTGATTGGACCATGTCACCCGAAGATACAAAACTGCTGTTAGATTTAGACTGCGGTGTAAAATACTTCATGTTTGATTGGGCAAAGAGACATCctgaatattttgaaaatgagcCTTTTTGA